Below is a window of Brassica napus cultivar Da-Ae chromosome A5, Da-Ae, whole genome shotgun sequence DNA.
aataattatttaagtatttttagagttttgagtatttttaactatttaagatatttacgtttaattatttgtatatattttcaagcatttatgCGAACATAAAAGtgtcatatatattctggatgtttttatatatattaaaaataattcagttcagatcggattaggtttcaattcttcaaataccaaaattttgaataattcagatatttaatcaattctggttcggatttagtactacttattTAGGTTGGGATCGGTTCgattcttcgaattcgagttttttgcccaactctaaatagtgacataaaaaacaaatagcatcatattttttttaaaaatacacccgcacggacgtgcgggtcaaaatctagttcttaCATTATGAGGAAAGACAAAACTACATATATTCAAAAGTCAAAACTAACATTTGTCTGCATACAAAAAtccataattattttttacatttatatgtTTAAATCATGGTTtcggttttagattttttggtaaaagtaaAATGTAAAAATGATCAAATTATCTTCTAATAAGGAAATCTAAATAATGCGaagtaatattaaatttcaataCGAAGTTTTTGTATTTTGCAAAATAGTGTATTCTGaatgattaattaatatatataatcaactCTTTAAAAGTCATCTTCTGTATGTTCTTGTGAGTGAGTGTTAACACAATCAAGAAGATTCCTAGACTGAATAATCCCAAACAGGCTTTAAGCTCCCAATCTCGTGAGGTCCATTACAAATGGGCCTTAGTTAGGCAAGTAAAGCCCATCCATCTCCTCTTCACTAATCCAGATTCTTACACACGCAGGAGATAAATGGATAAAcccaaaaactgaaaaatctcCAGAAAACAAAAACCCCTTCAAAATCAACCTCAAGAAGATGAGCTGAGAGAGctcgattcttcttcttcttccagatAATTGAAAAACCCTTCATACAGTTTCTCTCGGTAAAGCAAAAAGGTTCGTCCTTTTCTTCTCATTCCTCTCAAAATTCGAGTTTAAAGCGTTGTAGAAATGCTTAAAGATCGGATTTTTATCGTTGGGTTTAGGCTTTTCTCATCTGGGTTTATAGTTCTTGTAGTTCATATTGATTCTGAGCATAATTGAATCCAATGatgtgtgaattttttttttattatgtaaaattaCACAGTGAAGGAAGAGTAGAGAGTGTAATGGCGTCAATATCAACCACCTCCTGGCTCTATCGAGATAAAGTATACACAGAGAGTAGAAAGCTCGGTACTTGTATACTACAGGTTAGTTCTTACACATTCTAGCTGTTTCAAGATGTCAAGTTGGTTACAAAGTTGTTTAATACATGTAGAGGCAGGTTAAATGCGGATTTCCAATAAAGAAATTACATGCTGGGATTACTTCTAAGGATGTGTTACTGCGACATTGTGTGAAATGCAAGAAGGAGGATGAGAATGATGCAAGTGAAGGGTCTTCTAAAAAGGATGGGCAAGGATATGAGTATGTCTCTGTTGAGAGGGCACCTTACCACAGTTACATGGATTCAACTTCTGGTAAAATGGAGCCAGCTTCCGGGGCACGTGCCAGCATTCCAGGCGAGGACTATTGGCCTGAAGGGACTTCGAGCCAGGTTAGAGCTGCTAGAGCTCCTCAGCCAGCTGGCGAGTCTTCGAGCTTCCCTTCGTATGGGAAGAATCCTGGGAGtaggagaaagaagaacaggAAAGCTGTTGAGGGGAATGTGAGCGTTGAAACGTATGATGAAGTGTCTGACTCTGAGGATAGCTCTGAGGAAGAGGAGAGTGATTTGTCAAACGGGTTTGTTGTGTATGACAATGAGGTTGAAGAGGAAGAGAGTGGTTTTGAGTTGGACAAGAAGCTTGGACGGCCACATCCGTTTATTGATCCAACTAAGAAGAAACAGATTGAGACGACGCTCACTAGCGATGAGAGTTGGTGGAACTGGAGGAAGCCTGAGAAAGAACAGTGGTCAAGGTGGCAAAGAAGACGTCCTGATGTCGAAACGGTGAGCTCATTATTACAGTGATTTCGAGTTTTAAGTCCCTAATGTTTTGATCCATTGTGGTGTTGTGGTGTTTGCAGGTTTTTCTCAAGGCGATGGCGGAGACAGGACAAGTGAAGCTCTACGGGAAAGAACCAACACTCACTGAAACTTCTCTTTACAGAGCGAGAAGGCATCTTTTCAAGGAGGAGAGGCTGCAAGCTGAGCGAGAGAGGCTAGCGAAAGAAGGTCCAATGGCGTTTTATTCCGAATGGGTGAAAGCGTGGAAGAGAGACACGTCGAGAGAAGCTGTGCAGAAGCATTTTGAAGAGACGGGGGAAGATGAAAACACGCAGCTGATTGAGATGTTCTCTCATCAGACGGATAGAGAGTACAGGATAATGATGGGGACTGATATTAGGATCAAGAGAGATCCTTTGGCTATGCGGATGAAAGAGGATCAGATTAAGCAAAGTATGACACTTTCAACGGTTAAACTAACTCTTCCATGATGATATTAAGATTATTAACtttgttggtttgtttgaagTATGGGGTGGGGATCCGGTTTACCCGACGATAAACTACATTCAAGCTCCAGATGCGGTTATGGATTTCAGGGGACCTGATTTTCATGAGCCAACACCAAACATGCTCTCTCATCTGAAGGAGGTTGGCCTGCTTTGCTAAAACTAACTTGATTGTTGTTTTGTCTTTGGTCttattgttttttgttgttttgatttGGATCAGAATGGCAAAGTCATCTCGAGAGAGATGCATGAAACACTACTGGCGAAAGAGAAAACCGAGCAGATCGAGGTAAAATGACAAATCTTTTCATTCTTGTTGACACAACTCTCACTGagaggtttgtttgtttgtttgataaattgttaTGAGTGAATGCAGGTGCCTGACATTGATGATGCAATGGCCCAAGCTGTTGATATTGGTGAAAACGATGTGAGTATCGTACTCGGCGAGTACATCGACattctcttgttcttgtttgttGATGTTAGCATGCTCTGAGACATCTCTGAACCTTTTATGACAcaggatgaagaagaggatgCAGAAGAAGCAGAAAAAGACGAGAAAGTTGCAAGGAACTGGAGTGTATTGAAGAGTACCCCTGAACTTCGCAACTCCAAAGTAAAAAGACACATTCACACGCTTTTGCCgtctatatgtatataaatctataaatgTGTGTATTAATGTTATGTGTTTGGTTTGTGAAAACACAGCCTAAACCGAAGAAGGAAGGTCGGATGTCTGTAGACGAGGCCGTGGATGATTCTGAGAACTTAACCGATTTTCTCATGGACTTTGATGAGGAGACTGATCCTTAACTggtttttgtgtttcttttacGGTTAAGACCTCAGTGTAATCACCtatatttgtaaacttagaagttttttttgatGGAAGCACTCACTGTTTCCAAAATTTCATGGATGAGAATCACTGTATTGAGTTACTGTTTAGTAGTGCAGACGGTTTGTTTCAGCTTTAGAAGATAGTTTAAAACGGTCAAGTCACAAAACCCAGACCTAAACAACATTCACAAGAGATGGAGAATGATTTAACAAGTAGTGTCACtgtctcttcttttcttctgtGTTTTGTTTAAAATGAAAACCACTTCTTGTCCAACAAATCATTTCGTGAAAAGAGTTGGACAAAAAACAAAATCCTACCAATGGAATGGAatgaaattgaaattatgaCGATGTTTGGTGTGTATTTTGTATCCTCACTTGTTTCTGGAGATGACTCTATGGGTCAAGTCAATAAGTGCCCGCCTCGATCTTTTGACATCTTCATCGTCTGTTTCAGGTAGAGACCCTATTGCTGCTGCTGCCAGATTCGCATGCTCTATAGCTAACTCTCTTGTCCTTTGTATTCCCTTGCTCTTCCCAAGATACTCTAAAGCCTGGTTTAGTTTTTATGCCATATAATAACATAAGAGACTTCGAAAATGTATTTGATATTGTATTAGGAGAGTGGTTTCATTAAAACTTACAATGTCAACATTTGTTGGATCTTTTTCAAGCTGATCAACAACTGTGCGTAGTTGAGGAAACTCCTCCATGGCAAAGAGGATTGGAGCTGTTATGATCCCATGGCGGATATCCGATAACGATCCCTTTCCGAGAGAAGCTGATGTGCCCGTGAAGTCAAGAACGTCGTCTATCAATTGGAATGCCAAGCCCTTCAAAGTAGAAACGAATCAAACGTTGTGGACAGAATACTAGTTGCAATGGAGCCAACATTTTTTCAGAAGATGGATAGATAACGAACCAGATTCCTTCCGTATTCAAAAGCTAACGTAGCAACTTCTGCTGATTGTCCAGCGAGTAATGCGATTGCTTTGCAGCTATTTGAGATTAGTGAGGCCGTCTTATAATATGTCTTCTGCATGTAGTAGTCCATACTGTAGTCATGacaaaataaatcatatttgCATGAACAATACTAGAAGCCGTACTAATCAGGTTATAAATGGGAAAGTCTAGACTTGTTTTTGATTCTCAATCATAATTTGGCAGCACAAAAGACATGAGTAGCTTTTAACAATGGCTGtatgttaaaaatttaaaatgaaaggAGAAGTAAGATTTTTACCTATGACGCTGATCGGTTGTGCTAGTCATTTGCATGGTTTCACCGGTAACAAGATGTTCTACAACAGTTGCAAGTAATGATACAACCTACAAAAGAAGGAAACAATTGGATATCTTGCAAGACTTAACAATAAGATTGATGTCACTGATTCTAAATTACATGATAAGGTAGCGAGTTCTTGAACAAGTTTACAAATGGAAGGGTAAACGTCGTAGTTTCCTTACCTCTGTGTTTTTAAGAGCAGCAAGAGCCACACAAGCCCGAGAGAGCAAAAAGTCTCCTGCTAATACTGATATCTACAACGTGAAGTCAATGGTGATCTTAATAATATCTAACTGCAGCAATCACCAAAATACAAAAGTCATAATGTCTTAGACGGCAGAAGCTTCTGTCAAGTAATTACCTTGTTACCCATTACAAAGTTTAAGGAACCAACACCACGCCTTGTATCCGCATCATCCAAGACATCATCGTGTAGTAAGCTTGCAACCTTCAAATGACCACCAAAgcattaaataattgaagaataCTGAATCTTGATTTTTATGGACGTGATGAGTTAATAGTATAGTTACTGACATGTATCATTTCGGTGATTTCAGCAATACCCCGCTGCCTTACACGTAATTCTGTTGATGGGACAATATCTGCTGTATCAGCAGCCAATGCTTCTGGTACGCGTACATTCAGAGCTGTCGCCATCAACAGCAAAATCTATAAACATAAAACCAGACCAATTATGATACCGAGAGGGAGAAAATGATGACAAGATacggaaacaaaaaaaaaaaacgagagtATGGTCATTACAGTTGGACGAAACTGTTTGCCTTCCACACCTCTTTTGAAGAAGTATTCAGCCGCAGTGGCAAGCTTCGGCACCTGAATAGCAGAAGCCAGttacagtaaaaaaaattatcttcatTCACTTCTTTATGAGCAAATGAAAGGCAAATAAAAGGGCAAATACCTCGGCAACTACCATGGCTCTTAACTTATTACTAAGAAGTGACAGCTCATCAGCAACAAGCGAAAAGGGGTCAAGCTCCTCCTAGGGAAAGAACAATCTTACTCTCTCAGCAGTCAGAAAAGAAGAGGAACAGTTCGAAGCAAGAACtcaaagttaaaaaaacaatGGCCAGTTCAATAAGACGAGCACCAAAGAATAACACAAGTAAAGCAATGCCCAGTATATGTGAAAGTTCAACAACAGAGGATCaattaaagtataataagcTCATCATCCTGATTCAATGGTGTAAACAAGGGAGCAAAGATTAAACCTCAACAACGGAGCTGCTCTGGTGATAGAGCTGATGTCTAAAGCTCCCAAAACCCGGAGAAGTCAATGCACAAGAAGTACCTCTGCAAACGTAACCCTACTAAAACATGACAAAGAGAATTAACACATTGGTTAGGTCACCAAATTCTACATAACACATGAAATTTAAGATAAACTTAAAACATTTTTCTTATCCTAACATCGCATGTAAGAAACTTTCTCAGTGCTGACGTTATTAGAAAGTAGAAAGAGAATGGCTTTTGGATTAATCACTACTATATACACTCCAACAGCAAAACTATAATAAGTATCACAAAcacaaagggaaaaaaaaactcaaatctaaattaccacaataaaaacacaacctttttttttggaacacaaaaaaaaaacacaaccttTATCCAATCTCTTTTGGTAAGAacgattataaataataaatcggGGAACCGCAGAAGGGTGAAACAACCTTGTGTGTAGTAGAGTCGGAGCAAGAGGAGTGACTCCGATCGGGTATGATTGCGAGGcggggagaggagaggagagatcGAGAGCAGCCATAGAAGCTGCGGAACTTGCGAGAAACACCCCTCGTGATTAAcatcttttcttcttatttacggATCCGACGAGAAGCCGAAGACTTTTGTTCGATTGTATAATAGAGAAATCAAAATGTCTTCCGATGTAAGCAGTCGAACGACTTCGTTTTGGCTTATTATCAAAAATGTTTAATGACCAAGACGACGAGTCGACGAACCTCAGCCATGGAAATGCATTAATTAATAAGTTTCCACACAGACCGCTTCTCAGGGCTTAGTAGGGTTTAATCATGTTTTCAGAAATTACTAAATCACACTAAacaattagaagaaaaaaaagtcttTAGCAAACCCCTAACATGAGGCCCACTCGAACCCAATATCTGCTTTTTCAAAACCAAGACTTTAAGCTAATTTTTTGTCACCACAATTTCTTTCAACTGGTCATTGGTAGTTTGGTACCATATAGCAAGGGGTGGGCACTTCGGTTATTTTCTCGATTTTATtcggtttggttagttcggttttagtatttttccaactgaagtaaaccatagttagtttagttcggtttgtattcggttcggtttatattcgCTTCGGTTTGTATTcagttcaatttattttttggatcagtttactTTTCAGTTGTATAAACAAGTTTTAGAACTTGATATTATAATCTCACTTGAAGTTATTTACAATTGACACCGCAAAAAAGATCTAGATGCTAGAACAAAAATGCAAGAGACAAAGAGGAAAAAGACGCTGGAAAAGAACTTttgttttcaataaaatttgctttagattttaggtttagatatataaaaatatatgaatacagacttttctattttttttaaatcaaatattttgattattacatattaggttagaagaatatatGTCAATAAATGGAAAATACGTGGTCTAGTATTAGACTTTTAGTATATtggtattattaatattttttaatttaaataattacaaaacacatcggtttcggttcagttcggtttaaaaccaaaccgaaccattCGGATTGAAAAAATCTTCAACCGAATGGTTTGAAATagactttggttcggtttgaatcggtttcggttcggttggtTCGGGTTTTTTCCACCCCTAGGCatatacaatcaatttcacataCACATGGAACAATATTGTTAAAATTACTATTAATAAACACTGTAACATTTTCCCACCATATACAACAATAACATTTACGCATTTACCACTGAGGATTGCTTTGTTTGTAGAAGCAATTGCTCAAACTCTTCATCAGTGCTCTTAAGCATTAACGGTAATGGCAATTCTAAACCTCTCTCCATCGACTCCAGGTGCCTCGGTTTTATCCTTTTCTCTAGACTGAACGCAAAATACTGCGGAAACTCCTTTAGATTCTCCAGTTTACCTTTGATCTCGCACATGAAGTAATCAAGCTTTGGTTTAAAGTTGTTCTCTATGCTGAATGTGAACAGAGCCGGACATCTAAGGATCATTCCAATGGCCTCTGATCTAGTGAATCCTATACTCTCCAAGAATCTGACAAAAAATCACAACATAAGTCAAcacttttttttaacataaagtCAACTCTAATCACTAGTCACTTCTCAAGTAACATttaaagaaaaggaagaatgatttttattttttttacctaaGCTTTGGGATGAGAGTGTGTTCAACACTAGACACCAACAAGACAGGATCTTGGTAAGCAAGAGCATCAAGATCCTTGAAACCAAGTCTCTGCAAGTAGAATAAAGCTGGCTTGAGCTGGTCTTCCACGCTGCTAATCAGTAGCCTCGGACATTTCTTGATGACTCTTCTGAACGCATTATCGGGGACATGGAGATCACTCGAAAGGAACGTGAAAACAGGGTTGAGTTCTGTTCTGATGTCTGAAGTGAGGATCTTGGGACACATCCCCAAGATTCTTGGCAGGTCGTTTGGGTAGATTCCTTTTGACTGGAGGAAGTTGAGGACGGACTCGACGGAGTCTAGGGAGGCTGAGCGGAGGAAAGGGTTAAGAGAGAGGGCTTTGCCGGAGTCGATTCCCATGAGCTCGAGGCATAGGATCTTCTCTTTCATCTGGAGGGTTACCGCTTGATCGGCTAC
It encodes the following:
- the LOC125609351 gene encoding protein PLASTID TRANSCRIPTIONALLY ACTIVE 12, chloroplastic-like isoform X1, with amino-acid sequence MASISTTSWLYRDKVYTESRKLGTCILQRQVKCGFPIKKLHAGITSKDVLLRHCVKCKKEDENDASEGSSKKDGQGYEYVSVERAPYHSYMDSTSGKMEPASGARASIPGEDYWPEGTSSQVRAARAPQPAGESSSFPSYGKNPGSRRKKNRKAVEGNVSVETYDEVSDSEDSSEEEESDLSNGFVVYDNEVEEEESGFELDKKLGRPHPFIDPTKKKQIETTLTSDESWWNWRKPEKEQWSRWQRRRPDVETVFLKAMAETGQVKLYGKEPTLTETSLYRARRHLFKEERLQAERERLAKEGPMAFYSEWVKAWKRDTSREAVQKHFEETGEDENTQLIEMFSHQTDREYRIMMGTDIRIKRDPLAMRMKEDQIKQIWGGDPVYPTINYIQAPDAVMDFRGPDFHEPTPNMLSHLKENGKVISREMHETLLAKEKTEQIEVPDIDDAMAQAVDIGENDDEEEDAEEAEKDEKVARNWSVLKSTPELRNSKPKPKKEGRMSVDEAVDDSENLTDFLMDFDEETDP
- the LOC125609351 gene encoding protein PLASTID TRANSCRIPTIONALLY ACTIVE 12, chloroplastic-like isoform X2 — translated: MASISTTSWLYRDKVYTESRKLGTCILQVKCGFPIKKLHAGITSKDVLLRHCVKCKKEDENDASEGSSKKDGQGYEYVSVERAPYHSYMDSTSGKMEPASGARASIPGEDYWPEGTSSQVRAARAPQPAGESSSFPSYGKNPGSRRKKNRKAVEGNVSVETYDEVSDSEDSSEEEESDLSNGFVVYDNEVEEEESGFELDKKLGRPHPFIDPTKKKQIETTLTSDESWWNWRKPEKEQWSRWQRRRPDVETVFLKAMAETGQVKLYGKEPTLTETSLYRARRHLFKEERLQAERERLAKEGPMAFYSEWVKAWKRDTSREAVQKHFEETGEDENTQLIEMFSHQTDREYRIMMGTDIRIKRDPLAMRMKEDQIKQIWGGDPVYPTINYIQAPDAVMDFRGPDFHEPTPNMLSHLKENGKVISREMHETLLAKEKTEQIEVPDIDDAMAQAVDIGENDDEEEDAEEAEKDEKVARNWSVLKSTPELRNSKPKPKKEGRMSVDEAVDDSENLTDFLMDFDEETDP
- the LOC125609352 gene encoding solanesyl diphosphate synthase 3, chloroplastic/mitochondrial-like isoform X2, with the protein product MVVAEVPKLATAAEYFFKRGVEGKQFRPTILLLMATALNVRVPEALAADTADIVPSTELRVRQRGIAEITEMIHVASLLHDDVLDDADTRRGVGSLNFVMGNKISVLAGDFLLSRACVALAALKNTEVVSLLATVVEHLVTGETMQMTSTTDQRHSMDYYMQKTYYKTASLISNSCKAIALLAGQSAEVATLAFEYGRNLGLAFQLIDDVLDFTGTSASLGKGSLSDIRHGIITAPILFAMEEFPQLRTVVDQLEKDPTNVDIALEYLGKSKGIQRTRELAIEHANLAAAAIGSLPETDDEDVKRSRRALIDLTHRVISRNK
- the LOC125609352 gene encoding solanesyl diphosphate synthase 3, chloroplastic/mitochondrial-like isoform X1 encodes the protein MLITRGVSRKFRSFYGCSRSLLSSPRLAIIPDRSHSSCSDSTTHKGYVCRGTSCALTSPGFGSFRHQLYHQSSSVVEEELDPFSLVADELSLLSNKLRAMVVAEVPKLATAAEYFFKRGVEGKQFRPTILLLMATALNVRVPEALAADTADIVPSTELRVRQRGIAEITEMIHVASLLHDDVLDDADTRRGVGSLNFVMGNKISVLAGDFLLSRACVALAALKNTEVVSLLATVVEHLVTGETMQMTSTTDQRHSMDYYMQKTYYKTASLISNSCKAIALLAGQSAEVATLAFEYGRNLGLAFQLIDDVLDFTGTSASLGKGSLSDIRHGIITAPILFAMEEFPQLRTVVDQLEKDPTNVDIALEYLGKSKGIQRTRELAIEHANLAAAAIGSLPETDDEDVKRSRRALIDLTHRVISRNK
- the LOC125609353 gene encoding transcription termination factor MTEF1, chloroplastic-like, which produces MSAALSSSLYISPKKPSCPQQSLSTKPTTIKTTLHTHPLFTVADQAVTLQMKEKILCLELMGIDSGKALSLNPFLRSASLDSVESVLNFLQSKGIYPNDLPRILGMCPKILTSDIRTELNPVFTFLSSDLHVPDNAFRRVIKKCPRLLISSVEDQLKPALFYLQRLGFKDLDALAYQDPVLLVSSVEHTLIPKLRFLESIGFTRSEAIGMILRCPALFTFSIENNFKPKLDYFMCEIKGKLENLKEFPQYFAFSLEKRIKPRHLESMERGLELPLPLMLKSTDEEFEQLLLQTKQSSVVNA